A portion of the Mycobacterium paraseoulense genome contains these proteins:
- a CDS encoding aldehyde dehydrogenase — MTENAGHRSYDELFIGGQWRKPANPQQLAVISPHSEEPIGHVQVAGPEDVEAAVAAARHAFDHGPWPRMTHAERMAKVEQLAAIYGSHVDEMADLITDEMGSPRSFSRMGQGAAAAGLMHLALAVARDFPWAERRQGVLGEVHLRRAPVGVVAAIVPWNVPQFLIMPKLIPALIAGCTVIVKPAPETPLDALWLAEMIEQVGLPEGVVSVLPGGTDVGEALVRHPGVDKVAFTGSSAVGRRIAALCGEQLKRVSLELGGKSAAIILDDADIGKTVAGLKTAGLMNNGQACVAQTRILVSDRRHDEVVDALADMMSALNVGDPADDATDIGPLVAQRQQHRVQDYIKSGQAEGARVVLGGQDSPSDRGWYVQPTLFADATNDMRIAREEIFGPVLTVLRYRDEDDAIRIANESDYGLAGSVWTSDIAHGLEIAGGVRTGTYGINMYTLDIGAPFGGFKQSGIGREFGPEGLHEYVELQTLVCKGQLPPL, encoded by the coding sequence ATGACGGAAAACGCCGGCCACCGGTCCTACGACGAACTCTTCATCGGGGGCCAGTGGCGCAAGCCCGCCAACCCCCAACAGCTCGCCGTCATCTCCCCGCACTCGGAAGAACCGATCGGGCACGTCCAGGTGGCTGGGCCGGAGGACGTCGAAGCGGCCGTCGCCGCCGCACGACACGCTTTCGACCACGGCCCGTGGCCGCGCATGACCCACGCCGAGCGCATGGCCAAGGTCGAGCAGCTCGCCGCGATCTACGGCAGCCACGTCGACGAGATGGCCGATCTGATCACCGACGAGATGGGGTCACCGCGCAGCTTCAGCCGCATGGGCCAAGGGGCGGCCGCAGCGGGCCTGATGCACCTGGCGCTGGCCGTCGCCCGCGACTTTCCGTGGGCCGAGCGCCGCCAGGGTGTGCTCGGCGAGGTGCACCTGCGCAGGGCCCCGGTCGGGGTCGTCGCCGCGATCGTGCCGTGGAACGTGCCGCAGTTCCTGATCATGCCCAAGCTGATCCCGGCCCTGATCGCGGGTTGCACGGTCATCGTCAAACCCGCACCCGAAACCCCTTTGGATGCTTTGTGGTTGGCGGAAATGATCGAGCAGGTCGGCCTGCCCGAGGGCGTGGTCTCGGTGCTTCCGGGGGGAACCGACGTCGGCGAGGCGCTGGTCCGTCATCCCGGTGTGGACAAGGTCGCATTCACCGGCTCCAGCGCCGTCGGGCGCCGGATCGCCGCCCTGTGCGGCGAACAGCTCAAGCGGGTGAGCCTGGAACTCGGCGGCAAGTCCGCGGCGATCATCCTCGACGACGCCGACATCGGCAAGACCGTGGCCGGCCTCAAAACCGCCGGCCTGATGAACAACGGCCAGGCCTGCGTCGCCCAGACCCGCATCCTGGTCAGCGACCGGCGACACGACGAGGTCGTCGACGCGCTGGCCGACATGATGTCGGCCCTCAACGTCGGCGATCCCGCCGACGACGCCACCGACATCGGACCCCTTGTCGCGCAACGCCAACAACACCGCGTCCAGGACTACATCAAGTCCGGCCAGGCCGAGGGCGCACGCGTCGTCCTCGGCGGCCAGGACAGCCCGTCGGACCGCGGCTGGTATGTGCAGCCGACGCTGTTCGCCGACGCCACCAACGACATGCGCATCGCCCGGGAGGAGATCTTCGGTCCGGTCTTGACCGTGCTGCGCTACCGCGACGAGGACGACGCAATCCGAATCGCCAACGAGAGCGACTACGGTCTGGCCGGCTCGGTGTGGACCTCCGACATCGCACACGGCTTGGAGATCGCGGGTGGGGTACGCACCGGCACGTACGGCATCAACATGTACACGCTCGACATCGGCGCCCCCTTCGGTGGCTTCAAGCAGTCGGGCATCGGGCGGGAATTCGGCCCGGAAGGGCTTCATGAATACGTCGAGCTTCAGACGCTGGTGTGCAAGGGGCAGCTGCCGCCGTTATAA
- a CDS encoding maleylpyruvate isomerase family mycothiol-dependent enzyme yields the protein MTDDAVAALHLAVCQRFGEAVRSAHGKWDRRSPCDEWDARGVLEHVIGFHDVLILRPLDLKPERPRAHPQARWQLTYDALRDAAESGRMAQLDAYRLMPNLTRDVLVHTWDLARAVGADDRLEPAWCRRLYDGLPADPQALSSSGMFNAPVAIPDESDLQAKLLARLGRDPSWRPDVL from the coding sequence GTGACCGATGACGCGGTGGCGGCCCTGCATCTCGCCGTCTGCCAACGGTTTGGCGAGGCCGTTCGGTCGGCGCACGGCAAGTGGGACCGTCGCTCCCCATGCGACGAGTGGGATGCGCGGGGAGTGCTCGAGCACGTGATCGGTTTCCATGACGTACTTATCCTGCGTCCCTTGGACTTGAAGCCGGAGCGACCGAGAGCACACCCGCAAGCACGATGGCAACTGACGTACGACGCGCTGAGGGATGCCGCTGAATCCGGCAGAATGGCTCAGCTGGATGCCTACCGGCTGATGCCGAACCTGACGCGCGATGTGTTGGTCCACACCTGGGACCTTGCTCGCGCGGTGGGGGCAGACGACCGGCTGGAGCCCGCATGGTGCCGGCGGCTCTACGACGGCCTACCCGCGGACCCGCAGGCCTTGAGCTCGTCGGGAATGTTCAACGCTCCGGTCGCGATTCCCGACGAAAGCGATTTGCAGGCAAAGCTTCTCGCGCGGCTCGGTCGTGACCCTTCATGGCGGCCCGACGTTTTATAA
- a CDS encoding MaoC family dehydratase, translated as MTGDGLDFDEITVPVDLPEVVDHISYQRVVENAGATWDYFPGHFDPEYARRQGNPTIYVNTMHLAGFADRVATDWAGPSSRVVRRSLRLTGSVYAGDTMVGRGRAVAKRRDTSVDPPRCLVDIEVRVTNQHGALCCPVELTLQVPDPARDR; from the coding sequence GTGACCGGCGACGGCCTGGACTTCGACGAGATCACCGTTCCGGTCGACCTGCCCGAGGTGGTCGACCACATCAGCTATCAGCGAGTGGTCGAGAATGCCGGCGCGACGTGGGACTACTTCCCGGGCCATTTCGACCCCGAATACGCGCGACGCCAAGGCAATCCGACCATTTACGTCAACACCATGCACCTCGCCGGCTTCGCCGACCGCGTCGCGACCGACTGGGCGGGCCCGAGCAGTCGCGTGGTGCGGCGCTCCTTACGGTTGACGGGCTCGGTGTATGCCGGCGACACCATGGTCGGCCGGGGACGTGCGGTCGCCAAGCGGCGGGACACGTCGGTGGACCCGCCGCGCTGTCTCGTCGACATCGAGGTCCGCGTGACCAATCAGCACGGCGCGCTGTGCTGCCCGGTCGAGCTCACCCTGCAGGTGCCGGATCCCGCGCGTGACCGATGA
- a CDS encoding MaoC family dehydratase: MVGTTTEPRTAATPVSGARIQLFAAMVHDGNRSYWDAEFARRTWGGLLAPPALLMGWLIPPPWEPQGRPPAASLVLRVPLPGTTFINAANDVEFLAPIVEGDVLAVVEELVSVSPEKRTRLGVGHFVETLETYRRQDATVVATCRNTLFRFTPGASP, translated from the coding sequence ATGGTCGGCACGACGACCGAGCCGCGCACCGCGGCCACGCCCGTCAGTGGGGCGCGAATACAGCTGTTTGCGGCCATGGTCCACGACGGCAATCGCTCCTACTGGGACGCCGAGTTCGCCCGCCGGACCTGGGGCGGTCTGCTGGCGCCCCCCGCCCTGCTGATGGGGTGGCTGATACCCCCGCCGTGGGAGCCACAGGGCAGGCCACCCGCGGCGTCGCTGGTCCTGCGAGTGCCGCTGCCGGGCACCACATTCATCAACGCGGCCAATGACGTTGAGTTCCTGGCACCCATCGTCGAAGGCGACGTCCTCGCCGTCGTCGAGGAACTGGTGTCGGTGTCACCGGAGAAGCGGACGCGGCTTGGCGTCGGTCACTTCGTCGAGACGCTGGAGACCTATCGCCGCCAGGACGCCACGGTCGTCGCGACGTGCCGCAACACCTTGTTCCGCTTCACACCCGGGGCGTCCCCGTGA
- a CDS encoding nuclear transport factor 2 family protein, whose protein sequence is MTMSYQEQQMLQAATGRAAILNLNARHNRAYSEGDRERWIATFRHSGATYHRDGETFDDLRAAFDGGDGQRLVTVDHEIRVDGVNATQRCVAVLFAAMYGDTTLRATGTFRDTLIYERGGWYFTSRALQWDSVPSRHPLVM, encoded by the coding sequence ATGACCATGTCTTATCAGGAACAGCAAATGCTGCAGGCCGCCACGGGTCGCGCCGCCATCCTCAACCTGAACGCCCGGCACAACCGGGCCTACTCCGAGGGCGATCGAGAGCGCTGGATTGCCACGTTCCGCCATTCCGGAGCCACCTACCACCGCGATGGTGAGACGTTCGACGATCTGCGCGCGGCCTTCGACGGCGGCGACGGACAACGGCTGGTGACGGTCGACCACGAGATCCGCGTCGACGGGGTCAACGCGACACAGCGTTGCGTTGCCGTGCTTTTCGCCGCCATGTACGGCGACACCACGTTGCGTGCCACCGGGACCTTCCGGGATACGCTGATCTACGAGCGCGGCGGCTGGTACTTCACTTCCCGTGCGCTGCAATGGGATTCGGTGCCCAGTCGGCACCCGCTCGTTATGTGA